One window of the Camelina sativa cultivar DH55 chromosome 1, Cs, whole genome shotgun sequence genome contains the following:
- the LOC104788277 gene encoding probable methyltransferase PMT1 isoform X4, translating to MRGRSDGGKKKPVIVLVCVASVVLVFVYLFFGSSNHGASAIEYGRKLGLGGDDDDTKKDDSSSSSSSSSSSSSSSSSSSSSSSTSFYVEDGSNDGFTPRSFPVCDDRHSELIPCLDRNLIYQMRLKLDLSLMEHYERHCPPPERRFNCLIPPPPGYKIPIKWPKSRDEVWKVNIPHTHLAHEKSDQNWMVVKGAKINFPGGGTHFHYGADKYIASMANMLKFPNNILNNGGNLRTFLDVGCGVASFGGYLLASEIMTMSLAPNDVHQNQIQFALERGIPAYLGVLGTKRLPYPSRSFELAHCSRCRIDWLQRDGILLLELDRVLRPGGYFAYSSPEAYAQDEEDLRIWTEMSALVGRMCWTIAAKRNQTVIWQKPLTNDCYLGREPGTQPPLCNSDSDPDAVYGVNMESCITQYSDHDHRAKGSGLAPWPTRLTSPPPRLADFGYSTDMFEKDTETWRQRVDTYWDLLSPKIQSDTVRNIMDMKASMGSFAAALKEKDVWVMNVVPENGPNTLKLIYDRGLMGAVHSWCEAFSTYPRTYDLLHAWDIISDIKKRGCSAEDLLLEMDRILRPSGFILIRDKQSVVDLVKKYLKALHWEAVETKTASESDQDSDNVILIVQKKLWLTSESLRDLE from the exons atgAGGGGGAGATCAGATGGAGGGAAGAAAAAGCCAGTGATTGTTTTAGTCTGCGTTGCATCAGTAGTACTTGTTTTTGTGTATCTCTTCTTTGGCTCATCTAACCATGGAGCATCAGCTATTGAGTATGGGAGGAAACTTGGGTTAGGTGGTGATGACGATGATACCAAAAAggatgactcttcttcttcttcttcttcttcttcttcttcttcttcttcttcttcttcttcttcttcttcttcttctacctcgtTTTATGTAGAAGATGGAAGCAATGATGGTTTCACACCAAGAAGCTTTCCT GTGTGTGATGATCGGCACTCAGAGCTTATTCCCTGCTTAGATAGGAATCTTATATACCAGATGAGATTGAAGCTTGACTTGTCTTTGATGGAGCATTATGAACGCCACTGCCCTCCTCCTGAGAGGCGATTTAACTGCttgattcctcctcctccaggGTATAAG ATTCCAATCAAGTGGCCGAAAAGCAGAGACGAAGTTTGGAAAGTGAATATTCCTCATACTCACCTTGCGCATGAGAAGTCTGATCAAAACTGGATGGTTGTCAAAGGTGCAAAAATCAATTTCCCCGGTGGAGGCACACATTTTCACTATGGTGCTGATAAGTATATTGCATCAATGGCAAAT ATGCTTAAGTTTCCAAACAATATTTTGAACAATGGGGGTAATCTGAGGACATTTCTTGATGTTGGCTGTGGTGTTGCAAGCTTTGGCGGTTATCTTCTTGCATCAGAGATTATGACAATGTCCTTGGCGCCAAATGATGTTCATCAGAACCAAATCCAATTTGCTCTTGAGAGAGGAATCCCTGCATACCTCGGTGTTCTAGGGACCAAGAGGCTCCCATACCCGAGCAGATCCTTTGAACTTGCACATTGTTCACGTTGCCGAATTGATTGGCTTCAAAGAGATGGTATACTTCTTCTCGAGCTAGACAGGGTGCTAAGACCTGGTGGCTATTTTGCATATTCATCTCCAGAAGCATATGCACAAGATGAAGAGGACCTCAGAATTTGGACAGAAATGAGTGCTCTTGTGGGGCGTATGTGTTGGACAATAGCTGCGAAAAGGAATCAGACTGTAATTTGGCAAAAACCTTTGACAAACGATTGTTATTTGGGAAGAGAACCTGGAACCCAGCCTCCTCTTTGCAATTCTGACAGTGACCCCGATGCTGTTTATGGTGTAAACATGGAATCCTGCATTACTCAATACAGTGACC ATGACCACAGAGCCAAGGGAAGTGGATTGGCTCCATGGCCAACTCGATTaacctctcctcctcctcggcTAGCTGATTTTGGCTATTCTACTGACATGTTTGAGAAGGATACA GAAACTTGGAGGCAGAGGGTAGATACTTACTGGGATCTCTTGAGTCCAAAAATTCAATCAGACACTGTGAGGAACATAATGGACATGAAAGCAAGCATGGGTTCATTTGCTGCTGCTctgaaagaaaaagatgttTGGGTTATGAATGTTGTTCCTGAAAATGGACCAAACACGCTTAAACTAATATATGACAGAGGCCTGATGGGCGCTGTTCATAGCTG GTGTGAAGCGTTCTCAACTTACCCGAGGACTTACGATTTACTCCACGCATGGGACATCATCTCTGATATAAAAAAGAGAGGTTGCAGTGCAGAGGATTTGTTGTTGGAGATGGACCGTATACTTCGGCCAAGCGGTTTCATACTCATAAGGGACAAACAATCAGTAGTCGACCTTGTGAAGAAGTATCTCAAGGCTTTACATTGGGAAGCAGTTGAAACCAAGACAGCCTCAGAATCAGACCAAGACTCGGACAATGTCATACTCATTGTCCagaagaagctgtggttgacAAGTGAAAGCCTCAGAGATTTGGAGTGA
- the LOC104788309 gene encoding serine/threonine-protein kinase tricorner, translated as MDTAKAWLNKLKSKGKEKSSKKKEATRSNVKDGPKTAGGEEAVSNVTKQKAAAAKQYIENHYKKQVQSQQQRKERRDMLENKLAAAEVPEEEQKNLLKDLEKKETEYMRRQRHKMGTDDFEPLTMIGKGAFGEVRICREKGTGHVYAMKKLKKSEMLRRGQVEHVKAERNLLAEVDSNCIVKLYCSFQDEEYLYLIMEYLPGGDMMTLLMRKDTLTEDEARFYVGETVLAIESIHKHNYIHRDIKPDNLLLDRSGHMKLSDFGLCKPLDCSILQEKDFIVAHNVSGALQSDGRPVAPRRTRSQMEQLQNWQRNRRMLAYSTVGTPDYIAPEVLLKKGYGMECDWWSLGAIMYEMLVGFPPFYSDEPMTTCRKIVNWRNYLKFPDEVRLSPEAKDLICKLLCNVEQRLGTKGANEIKEHPWFRGVEWEKLYQMKAAFIPKVNDELDTQNFEKFEETDKQVPKISKSGPWRKMLSSKDINFVGYTYKNVEIVNDDQLPGIAELKKKSTKPKRPSIKSLFEDESASSTTSHQGSFLKLLPTQIEVPEKEGKSSSSSETLSSSATRLDNATA; from the exons ATGGATACTGCCAAAGCATGGTTGAATAAGTTAAAGTCTAAAGGGAAGGAGAAATCTTCGAAAAAGAAGGAAGCTACTAGAAGTAATGTAAAGGATGGACCCAAAACAGCTGGAGGTGAAGAAGCTGTGTCAAATGTAACAAAGCAGAAGGCTGCAGCTGCGAAACAGTATATTgaaaatcattacaaaaaacaaGTGCAAAGTCAGCAGCAAAGAAAGGAGCG ACGTGATATGCTGGAAAATAAGTTAGCTGCTGCAGAAGTCCCTGAGGAAGAGCAAAAGAATTTGCTTAAGGAtttagagaaaaaggaaactgAATACATGCGCCGACAGAGACATAAAATGGGAACTGATGACTTCGAGCCATTGACAATGATAGGAAAGGGAGCTTTTGGAGAG GTTAGGATATGTAGGGAGAAGGGAACAGGCCATGTCTATGCGATGAAAAAGCTTAAAAAGTCTGAGATGCTTCGTAGAGGCCAG GTGGAACATGTGAAAGCTGAGAGAAATTTACTTGCAGAGGTTGACAGCAATTGCATTGTGAAGCTGTATTGTTCTTTCCAAGATGAAGAGTATTTGTATCTTATTATGGAGTATCTACCTGGTGGAGATATGATGACATTACTTATGAGGAAAGATACACTTACTGAAGATGAGGCAAGATTTTATGTTGGGGAAACGGTCTTAGCTATTGAGTCCATTCATAAGCACAACTATATCCACAG AGATATCAAGCCTGATAATCTGCTACTCGACAGAAGCGGTCACATGAAACTATCAGATTTTGGATTGTGTAAGCCATTAGACTGTAGTATTCTTCAGGAAAAAGATTTCATAGTTGCACACAACGTTAGTGGGGCTCTACAAAGTGATGGCCGCCCTGTGGCACCAAGACGCACCCGCTCGCAAATGGAACAACTGCAAAACTGGCAGAGAAATAGAAGGATGCTT GCTTATTCTACAGTTGGAACTCCTGACTATATTGCTCCAGAAGTTTTGTTGAAGAAAGGATATGGCATGGAATGTGATTG GTGGTCTCTCGGTGCGATCATGTATGAAATGCTTGTGGGGTTTCCACCATTTTATTCAGATGAGCCAATGACAACTTGTAGAAAG ATAGTAAACTggagaaattatttaaaattcccGGATGAGGTTAGGCTATCACCAGAAGCCAAGgatcttatttgtaaacttttatgCAACGTAGAACAAAGGCTTGGAACAAAAGGAGCGAATGAAATTAAG GAACACCCTTGGTTCAGAGGTGTCGAATGGGAAAAATTGTATCAAATGAAGGCTGCTTTTATTCCCAAAGTCAATGACGAGTTGGACACTCAAAATTTCGAAAAATTTGAAGAG ACTGACAAGCAAGTTCCAAAGATCTCAAAATCAGGTCCATGGAGAAAG ATGCTCTCATCCAAAGACATTAACTTTGTGGGTTATACTTACAAGAACGTTGAAATAGTAAATGATGATCAATTACCAGGGATAG ctgagctgaagaagaagagcacaaAGCCAAAGCGACCATCGATTAAATCCCTATTTG AGGATGAATCAGCCAGTAGCACAACAAGTCACCAAGGAAGCTTCTTGAAACTCTTGCCAACACAGATCGAAGTTCCAGAGAAAGAAGGCAAATCCAGCTCATCTAGTGAAACCCTATCATCCTCTGCCACGCGTTTGGATAATGCCACAGCCTAA
- the LOC104788277 gene encoding probable methyltransferase PMT1 isoform X2, translated as MRGRSDGGKKKPVIVLVCVASVVLVFVYLFFGSSNHGASAIEYGRKLGLGGDDDDTKKDDSSSSSSSSSSSSSSSSSSSSSSSTSFYVEDGSNDGFTPRSFPVCDDRHSELIPCLDRNLIYQMRLKLDLSLMEHYERHCPPPERRFNCLIPPPPGYKIPIKWPKSRDEVWKVNIPHTHLAHEKSDQNWMVVKGAKINFPGGGTHFHYGADKYIASMANMLKFPNNILNNGGNLRTFLDVGCGVASFGGYLLASEIMTMSLAPNDVHQNQIQFALERGIPAYLGVLGTKRLPYPSRSFELAHCSRCRIDWLQRDGILLLELDRVLRPGGYFAYSSPEAYAQDEEDLRIWTEMSALVGRMCWTIAAKRNQTVIWQKPLTNDCYLGREPGTQPPLCNSDSDPDAVYGVNMESCITQYSDHDHRAKGSGLAPWPTRLTSPPPRLADFGYSTDMFEKDTETWRQRVDTYWDLLSPKIQSDTVRNIMDMKASMGSFAAALKEKDVWVMNVVPENGPNTLKLIYDRGLMGAVHSWCEAFSTYPRTYDLLHAWDIISDIKKRGCSAEDLLLEMDRILRPSGFILIRDKQSVVDLVKKYLKALHWEAVETKTASESDQDSDNVILIVQKKLWLTSESLRDLE; from the exons atgAGGGGGAGATCAGATGGAGGGAAGAAAAAGCCAGTGATTGTTTTAGTCTGCGTTGCATCAGTAGTACTTGTTTTTGTGTATCTCTTCTTTGGCTCATCTAACCATGGAGCATCAGCTATTGAGTATGGGAGGAAACTTGGGTTAGGTGGTGATGACGATGATACCAAAAAggatgactcttcttcttcttcttcttcttcttcttcttcttcttcttcttcttcttcttcttcttcttcttcttctacctcgtTTTATGTAGAAGATGGAAGCAATGATGGTTTCACACCAAGAAGCTTTCCT GTGTGTGATGATCGGCACTCAGAGCTTATTCCCTGCTTAGATAGGAATCTTATATACCAGATGAGATTGAAGCTTGACTTGTCTTTGATGGAGCATTATGAACGCCACTGCCCTCCTCCTGAGAGGCGATTTAACTGCttgattcctcctcctccaggGTATAAG ATTCCAATCAAGTGGCCGAAAAGCAGAGACGAAGTTTGGAAAGTGAATATTCCTCATACTCACCTTGCGCATGAGAAGTCTGATCAAAACTGGATGGTTGTCAAAGGTGCAAAAATCAATTTCCCCGGTGGAGGCACACATTTTCACTATGGTGCTGATAAGTATATTGCATCAATGGCAAAT ATGCTTAAGTTTCCAAACAATATTTTGAACAATGGGGGTAATCTGAGGACATTTCTTGATGTTGGCTGTGGTGTTGCAAGCTTTGGCGGTTATCTTCTTGCATCAGAGATTATGACAATGTCCTTGGCGCCAAATGATGTTCATCAGAACCAAATCCAATTTGCTCTTGAGAGAGGAATCCCTGCATACCTCGGTGTTCTAGGGACCAAGAGGCTCCCATACCCGAGCAGATCCTTTGAACTTGCACATTGTTCACGTTGCCGAATTGATTGGCTTCAAAGAGATGGTATACTTCTTCTCGAGCTAGACAGGGTGCTAAGACCTGGTGGCTATTTTGCATATTCATCTCCAGAAGCATATGCACAAGATGAAGAGGACCTCAGAATTTGGACAGAA ATGAGTGCTCTTGTGGGGCGTATGTGTTGGACAATAGCTGCGAAAAGGAATCAGACTGTAATTTGGCAAAAACCTTTGACAAACGATTGTTATTTGGGAAGAGAACCTGGAACCCAGCCTCCTCTTTGCAATTCTGACAGTGACCCCGATGCTGTTTATGGTGTAAACATGGAATCCTGCATTACTCAATACAGTGACC ATGACCACAGAGCCAAGGGAAGTGGATTGGCTCCATGGCCAACTCGATTaacctctcctcctcctcggcTAGCTGATTTTGGCTATTCTACTGACATGTTTGAGAAGGATACA GAAACTTGGAGGCAGAGGGTAGATACTTACTGGGATCTCTTGAGTCCAAAAATTCAATCAGACACTGTGAGGAACATAATGGACATGAAAGCAAGCATGGGTTCATTTGCTGCTGCTctgaaagaaaaagatgttTGGGTTATGAATGTTGTTCCTGAAAATGGACCAAACACGCTTAAACTAATATATGACAGAGGCCTGATGGGCGCTGTTCATAGCTG GTGTGAAGCGTTCTCAACTTACCCGAGGACTTACGATTTACTCCACGCATGGGACATCATCTCTGATATAAAAAAGAGAGGTTGCAGTGCAGAGGATTTGTTGTTGGAGATGGACCGTATACTTCGGCCAAGCGGTTTCATACTCATAAGGGACAAACAATCAGTAGTCGACCTTGTGAAGAAGTATCTCAAGGCTTTACATTGGGAAGCAGTTGAAACCAAGACAGCCTCAGAATCAGACCAAGACTCGGACAATGTCATACTCATTGTCCagaagaagctgtggttgacAAGTGAAAGCCTCAGAGATTTGGAGTGA
- the LOC104788277 gene encoding probable methyltransferase PMT1 isoform X3: protein MRGRSDGGKKKPVIVLVCVASVVLVFVYLFFGSSNHGASAIEYGRKLGLGGDDDDTKKDDSSSSSSSSSSSSSSSSSSSSSSSTSFYVEDGSNDGFTPRSFPVCDDRHSELIPCLDRNLIYQMRLKLDLSLMEHYERHCPPPERRFNCLIPPPPGYKIPIKWPKSRDEVWKVNIPHTHLAHEKSDQNWMVVKGAKINFPGGGTHFHYGADKYIASMANMLKFPNNILNNGGNLRTFLDVGCGVASFGGYLLASEIMTMSLAPNDVHQNQIQFALERGIPAYLGVLGTKRLPYPSRSFELAHCSRCRIDWLQRDGILLLELDRVLRPGGYFAYSSPEAYAQDEEDLRIWTEMSALVGRMCWTIAAKRNQTVIWQKPLTNDCYLGREPGTQPPLCNSDSDPDAVYGVNMESCITQYSDHDHRAKGSGLAPWPTRLTSPPPRLADFGYSTDMFEKDTETWRQRVDTYWDLLSPKIQSDTVRNIMDMKASMGSFAAALKEKDVWVMNVVPENGPNTLKLIYDRGLMGAVHSWCEAFSTYPRTYDLLHAWDIISDIKKRGCSAEDLLLEMDRILRPSGFILIRDKQSVVDLVKKYLKALHWEAVETKTASESDQDSDNVILIVQKKLWLTSESLRDLE, encoded by the exons atgAGGGGGAGATCAGATGGAGGGAAGAAAAAGCCAGTGATTGTTTTAGTCTGCGTTGCATCAGTAGTACTTGTTTTTGTGTATCTCTTCTTTGGCTCATCTAACCATGGAGCATCAGCTATTGAGTATGGGAGGAAACTTGGGTTAGGTG GTGATGACGATGATACCAAAAAggatgactcttcttcttcttcttcttcttcttcttcttcttcttcttcttcttcttcttcttcttcttcttcttctacctcgtTTTATGTAGAAGATGGAAGCAATGATGGTTTCACACCAAGAAGCTTTCCT GTGTGTGATGATCGGCACTCAGAGCTTATTCCCTGCTTAGATAGGAATCTTATATACCAGATGAGATTGAAGCTTGACTTGTCTTTGATGGAGCATTATGAACGCCACTGCCCTCCTCCTGAGAGGCGATTTAACTGCttgattcctcctcctccaggGTATAAG ATTCCAATCAAGTGGCCGAAAAGCAGAGACGAAGTTTGGAAAGTGAATATTCCTCATACTCACCTTGCGCATGAGAAGTCTGATCAAAACTGGATGGTTGTCAAAGGTGCAAAAATCAATTTCCCCGGTGGAGGCACACATTTTCACTATGGTGCTGATAAGTATATTGCATCAATGGCAAAT ATGCTTAAGTTTCCAAACAATATTTTGAACAATGGGGGTAATCTGAGGACATTTCTTGATGTTGGCTGTGGTGTTGCAAGCTTTGGCGGTTATCTTCTTGCATCAGAGATTATGACAATGTCCTTGGCGCCAAATGATGTTCATCAGAACCAAATCCAATTTGCTCTTGAGAGAGGAATCCCTGCATACCTCGGTGTTCTAGGGACCAAGAGGCTCCCATACCCGAGCAGATCCTTTGAACTTGCACATTGTTCACGTTGCCGAATTGATTGGCTTCAAAGAGATGGTATACTTCTTCTCGAGCTAGACAGGGTGCTAAGACCTGGTGGCTATTTTGCATATTCATCTCCAGAAGCATATGCACAAGATGAAGAGGACCTCAGAATTTGGACAGAAATGAGTGCTCTTGTGGGGCGTATGTGTTGGACAATAGCTGCGAAAAGGAATCAGACTGTAATTTGGCAAAAACCTTTGACAAACGATTGTTATTTGGGAAGAGAACCTGGAACCCAGCCTCCTCTTTGCAATTCTGACAGTGACCCCGATGCTGTTTATGGTGTAAACATGGAATCCTGCATTACTCAATACAGTGACC ATGACCACAGAGCCAAGGGAAGTGGATTGGCTCCATGGCCAACTCGATTaacctctcctcctcctcggcTAGCTGATTTTGGCTATTCTACTGACATGTTTGAGAAGGATACA GAAACTTGGAGGCAGAGGGTAGATACTTACTGGGATCTCTTGAGTCCAAAAATTCAATCAGACACTGTGAGGAACATAATGGACATGAAAGCAAGCATGGGTTCATTTGCTGCTGCTctgaaagaaaaagatgttTGGGTTATGAATGTTGTTCCTGAAAATGGACCAAACACGCTTAAACTAATATATGACAGAGGCCTGATGGGCGCTGTTCATAGCTG GTGTGAAGCGTTCTCAACTTACCCGAGGACTTACGATTTACTCCACGCATGGGACATCATCTCTGATATAAAAAAGAGAGGTTGCAGTGCAGAGGATTTGTTGTTGGAGATGGACCGTATACTTCGGCCAAGCGGTTTCATACTCATAAGGGACAAACAATCAGTAGTCGACCTTGTGAAGAAGTATCTCAAGGCTTTACATTGGGAAGCAGTTGAAACCAAGACAGCCTCAGAATCAGACCAAGACTCGGACAATGTCATACTCATTGTCCagaagaagctgtggttgacAAGTGAAAGCCTCAGAGATTTGGAGTGA
- the LOC104788277 gene encoding probable methyltransferase PMT1 isoform X1, whose translation MRGRSDGGKKKPVIVLVCVASVVLVFVYLFFGSSNHGASAIEYGRKLGLGGDDDDTKKDDSSSSSSSSSSSSSSSSSSSSSSSTSFYVEDGSNDGFTPRSFPVCDDRHSELIPCLDRNLIYQMRLKLDLSLMEHYERHCPPPERRFNCLIPPPPGYKIPIKWPKSRDEVWKVNIPHTHLAHEKSDQNWMVVKGAKINFPGGGTHFHYGADKYIASMANMLKFPNNILNNGGNLRTFLDVGCGVASFGGYLLASEIMTMSLAPNDVHQNQIQFALERGIPAYLGVLGTKRLPYPSRSFELAHCSRCRIDWLQRDGILLLELDRVLRPGGYFAYSSPEAYAQDEEDLRIWTEMSALVGRMCWTIAAKRNQTVIWQKPLTNDCYLGREPGTQPPLCNSDSDPDAVYGVNMESCITQYSDHDHRAKGSGLAPWPTRLTSPPPRLADFGYSTDMFEKDTETWRQRVDTYWDLLSPKIQSDTVRNIMDMKASMGSFAAALKEKDVWVMNVVPENGPNTLKLIYDRGLMGAVHSWCEAFSTYPRTYDLLHAWDIISDIKKRGCSAEDLLLEMDRILRPSGFILIRDKQSVVDLVKKYLKALHWEAVETKTASESDQDSDNVILIVQKKLWLTSESLRDLE comes from the exons atgAGGGGGAGATCAGATGGAGGGAAGAAAAAGCCAGTGATTGTTTTAGTCTGCGTTGCATCAGTAGTACTTGTTTTTGTGTATCTCTTCTTTGGCTCATCTAACCATGGAGCATCAGCTATTGAGTATGGGAGGAAACTTGGGTTAGGTG GTGATGACGATGATACCAAAAAggatgactcttcttcttcttcttcttcttcttcttcttcttcttcttcttcttcttcttcttcttcttcttcttctacctcgtTTTATGTAGAAGATGGAAGCAATGATGGTTTCACACCAAGAAGCTTTCCT GTGTGTGATGATCGGCACTCAGAGCTTATTCCCTGCTTAGATAGGAATCTTATATACCAGATGAGATTGAAGCTTGACTTGTCTTTGATGGAGCATTATGAACGCCACTGCCCTCCTCCTGAGAGGCGATTTAACTGCttgattcctcctcctccaggGTATAAG ATTCCAATCAAGTGGCCGAAAAGCAGAGACGAAGTTTGGAAAGTGAATATTCCTCATACTCACCTTGCGCATGAGAAGTCTGATCAAAACTGGATGGTTGTCAAAGGTGCAAAAATCAATTTCCCCGGTGGAGGCACACATTTTCACTATGGTGCTGATAAGTATATTGCATCAATGGCAAAT ATGCTTAAGTTTCCAAACAATATTTTGAACAATGGGGGTAATCTGAGGACATTTCTTGATGTTGGCTGTGGTGTTGCAAGCTTTGGCGGTTATCTTCTTGCATCAGAGATTATGACAATGTCCTTGGCGCCAAATGATGTTCATCAGAACCAAATCCAATTTGCTCTTGAGAGAGGAATCCCTGCATACCTCGGTGTTCTAGGGACCAAGAGGCTCCCATACCCGAGCAGATCCTTTGAACTTGCACATTGTTCACGTTGCCGAATTGATTGGCTTCAAAGAGATGGTATACTTCTTCTCGAGCTAGACAGGGTGCTAAGACCTGGTGGCTATTTTGCATATTCATCTCCAGAAGCATATGCACAAGATGAAGAGGACCTCAGAATTTGGACAGAA ATGAGTGCTCTTGTGGGGCGTATGTGTTGGACAATAGCTGCGAAAAGGAATCAGACTGTAATTTGGCAAAAACCTTTGACAAACGATTGTTATTTGGGAAGAGAACCTGGAACCCAGCCTCCTCTTTGCAATTCTGACAGTGACCCCGATGCTGTTTATGGTGTAAACATGGAATCCTGCATTACTCAATACAGTGACC ATGACCACAGAGCCAAGGGAAGTGGATTGGCTCCATGGCCAACTCGATTaacctctcctcctcctcggcTAGCTGATTTTGGCTATTCTACTGACATGTTTGAGAAGGATACA GAAACTTGGAGGCAGAGGGTAGATACTTACTGGGATCTCTTGAGTCCAAAAATTCAATCAGACACTGTGAGGAACATAATGGACATGAAAGCAAGCATGGGTTCATTTGCTGCTGCTctgaaagaaaaagatgttTGGGTTATGAATGTTGTTCCTGAAAATGGACCAAACACGCTTAAACTAATATATGACAGAGGCCTGATGGGCGCTGTTCATAGCTG GTGTGAAGCGTTCTCAACTTACCCGAGGACTTACGATTTACTCCACGCATGGGACATCATCTCTGATATAAAAAAGAGAGGTTGCAGTGCAGAGGATTTGTTGTTGGAGATGGACCGTATACTTCGGCCAAGCGGTTTCATACTCATAAGGGACAAACAATCAGTAGTCGACCTTGTGAAGAAGTATCTCAAGGCTTTACATTGGGAAGCAGTTGAAACCAAGACAGCCTCAGAATCAGACCAAGACTCGGACAATGTCATACTCATTGTCCagaagaagctgtggttgacAAGTGAAAGCCTCAGAGATTTGGAGTGA
- the LOC104788317 gene encoding uncharacterized protein At4g14342 — translation MQASDRFNINSQLEHLQAKYVGTGHADLSRFEWAVNIQRDSYASYIGHYPMLSYFAIAENESIGRERYNFMQKMLLPCGLPPEREDE, via the exons ATGCAG GCGAGTGATAGGTTTAACATAAATTCTCAGCTTGAGCATCTTCAAGCTAAGTATGTTGGTACGGGTCATGCCGATTTGAGCagatt TGAATGGGCTGTGAACATTCAGCGTGATAGTTATGCTTCATACATTGGTCACTACCCGATGCTTTCTTACTTTGCAATAGCTGAGAACGAATCCATTGGTCGAGAACGCTACAACTTCATGCAG AAAATGCTTTTACCTTGCGGCCTTCCTCCAGAAAGAGAAGACGAGTAA